One genomic region from Nostoc sphaeroides encodes:
- a CDS encoding type II toxin-antitoxin system RelE/ParE family toxin, with product MAYDFHPDAKKELDDAVAYYDNISREMGDAFLAEVELAISRIEQFSEAWTQLSKNTRRCRVASFPYGIIYAIREQQILIVAVMHLQHQPNYWTNRI from the coding sequence ATGGCTTATGATTTTCATCCTGATGCCAAAAAAGAATTAGATGATGCTGTTGCTTACTATGACAATATTAGCCGCGAGATGGGGGACGCATTTCTTGCCGAAGTTGAACTAGCTATAAGTCGTATTGAACAGTTTTCAGAAGCATGGACTCAATTATCAAAGAATACAAGACGCTGCCGCGTAGCTAGTTTTCCTTATGGAATCATTTATGCCATCAGAGAGCAGCAAATTTTAATAGTTGCAGTCATGCACCTTCAACATCAACCAAATTACTGGACTAATAGAATCTGA
- a CDS encoding Uma2 family endonuclease, with protein MIAIPQQPLEMTVEEYLEWEPQQDLRYEYANGEVFAMTGGTIPHNDIALNLYTALRPHVRSRGCRANVSDVKVQLTPQSRYYYPDVIVSCDPQDLNARKFIQHPKLIAEVLSPGTSAKDRGEKFTYYLTIPSLQEYILIDSEKISVERYCRGEGRMWLYYPYTAYDIITLSSIEFECPIELLYEDVVFTTEE; from the coding sequence ATGATAGCCATCCCCCAACAGCCGCTAGAAATGACCGTTGAGGAATATCTCGAATGGGAACCTCAGCAAGACCTTCGCTACGAATATGCCAATGGCGAAGTATTTGCCATGACAGGCGGTACAATTCCCCATAACGACATTGCACTTAACTTGTACACTGCCTTACGCCCTCATGTGCGTTCCAGAGGTTGTCGAGCGAATGTGTCAGACGTGAAAGTGCAACTTACTCCTCAGAGCCGCTACTATTATCCTGATGTTATTGTCAGTTGCGACCCTCAAGACCTCAATGCCCGCAAATTTATTCAACATCCCAAGCTAATTGCCGAAGTTCTTTCGCCAGGTACAAGCGCTAAAGATCGGGGTGAAAAATTTACTTATTATCTGACAATACCCAGTTTGCAAGAATATATCTTGATTGACTCGGAAAAAATCTCCGTTGAGCGTTACTGTCGGGGTGAGGGTAGGATGTGGCTTTACTATCCCTACACGGCTTACGATATCATCACTCTATCAAGCATTGAATTTGAATGTCCGATTGAACTACTGTATGAAGATGTTGTATTTACCACTGAAGAATAA
- a CDS encoding PQQ-dependent sugar dehydrogenase, which produces MVAFALKPIQIVRGILSASLLSLMSLEVLTTAAIGQPPAASVQTKLKVPSTMNFAPFNINRYLKVPPNFSISVYARINKARFMAVAPNGDLLVSQPSTGKVLLVRPDGSKDPIISDFVTGLRKPHDIVFHKIDNTTYVYISETHQINRFIYKSGDRIAKNRQIVVTGLPDSSTRELKGAYGHELKNIALDANHKLYVSIASTCNACKEDTVSTPKRGAIYQYNANGTNQRLFAQGLRNAEGLAFLPGTNDLWVVVNNRDNIAYPFNDSSGNYGKIIPSYVDNHPPEEFTKVRDGGNYGWPFCNPNPDTSTGLNNMPFDRDYQFNRDGSVNCNAMDRINKGIQAHSAPLGLTFLQNTKFPSLYSSGAVTGLHGSWNRQKKTGYKIAYFPWNNTTKTLGEEMDLVNGWLIPRTEEVWGRPVDMVVDLQGNLLISDDYSGTIYKLSYTPPAQVKVYRDPNLAGLSQSFPAISGVYKAIQGDLNVVGNDAISSLSVPPGRVVRLCQNETGGRCREFSAGDYKSIGADFDNSISFIEVK; this is translated from the coding sequence ATGGTTGCATTTGCTTTAAAACCAATACAGATAGTTAGAGGCATACTATCCGCATCGCTACTGAGTCTGATGTCCTTAGAGGTTCTTACCACCGCAGCGATCGGTCAACCGCCTGCTGCCTCTGTTCAAACTAAGCTGAAAGTGCCTAGTACAATGAACTTTGCGCCCTTTAACATCAACCGTTACTTGAAAGTGCCGCCCAATTTCTCCATCTCTGTTTATGCTCGCATTAACAAAGCTCGCTTTATGGCAGTTGCTCCCAATGGGGATCTTTTAGTATCACAACCTAGTACAGGTAAAGTATTACTTGTCCGCCCAGATGGCAGCAAAGACCCAATTATTTCTGATTTCGTGACAGGTCTACGCAAACCACACGACATTGTGTTTCACAAGATTGACAACACCACATACGTTTATATCTCTGAGACTCATCAAATTAACCGCTTCATCTACAAATCTGGAGATAGAATCGCCAAAAATCGCCAAATCGTTGTAACTGGTTTACCAGACAGCAGCACACGGGAACTCAAAGGTGCTTATGGTCACGAATTAAAAAATATCGCCCTTGATGCCAATCACAAACTGTACGTGTCGATCGCCTCTACGTGCAATGCCTGCAAAGAAGATACTGTCAGTACCCCAAAGCGCGGTGCGATTTACCAGTACAACGCTAATGGAACCAATCAGAGGCTTTTTGCCCAAGGTTTACGTAATGCCGAAGGATTAGCATTCTTACCTGGCACAAATGACCTTTGGGTAGTCGTTAATAATCGAGATAACATCGCCTATCCGTTCAACGATAGCAGTGGCAATTACGGTAAGATTATTCCCTCTTACGTAGACAACCACCCACCAGAGGAGTTTACGAAAGTCAGAGATGGCGGTAACTACGGTTGGCCATTCTGCAACCCCAATCCTGATACGTCAACTGGCCTCAACAATATGCCATTTGACCGCGACTATCAGTTCAATCGTGATGGAAGTGTTAATTGCAACGCAATGGACAGGATTAACAAGGGTATTCAAGCCCATTCGGCTCCCTTGGGACTAACATTCTTACAAAATACCAAGTTTCCCAGCCTGTACTCAAGTGGGGCAGTGACGGGGCTACATGGTTCATGGAATCGGCAGAAGAAAACGGGCTATAAAATAGCTTACTTTCCCTGGAACAATACGACAAAGACTCTAGGGGAGGAGATGGATTTAGTCAACGGTTGGCTAATTCCAAGAACGGAAGAAGTCTGGGGGCGACCGGTGGATATGGTAGTCGATCTGCAAGGTAATTTGTTAATTTCGGATGACTACAGTGGTACTATCTACAAGCTCTCTTACACGCCGCCAGCACAGGTTAAGGTCTACAGAGATCCTAATTTGGCTGGACTTTCCCAGTCTTTTCCTGCAATTTCAGGAGTATACAAAGCCATCCAAGGTGACTTAAATGTTGTTGGTAATGACGCTATTAGCTCCTTAAGTGTACCGCCAGGTAGAGTGGTACGTCTCTGCCAAAATGAAACTGGTGGTCGATGCCGTGAGTTTAGTGCTGGTGATTATAAATCTATTGGAGCTGACTTCGATAACTCAATATCGTTTATAGAAGTCAAGTAG
- a CDS encoding NAD(P)/FAD-dependent oxidoreductase, translating into MAVSLENKAPHQVVIVGGGFGGLYAAKALNAANVNVTLIDKRNFHLFQPLLYQVATGTLSPSDISAPLRSVFKKSKNTKVLLGEVSEIDPKAQQVILGDEVVPYDTLIIATGANHSYFGKDHWEKVAPGLKTVEDAIEMRRRIFGAFEAAEKETDPEKRRAWLSFVIVGGGPTGVELAGAIAELAYKTLKEDFRSIDTSETKIFLLQGGPRILPHMVPELSASAAVSLQTLGVELHTHTRVTNIEGDIVTFKQDNKFTEIASKTILWAAGVQGSPMGKVLAETTGVERDYSGRVIVEPDLSIEGYDNIFVIGDLANFSHQDAKPLPGVAPVAKQQGEYVGKLIRRRLQGKTLPQFHYNDVGSLAMIGQNLAVVDLSLVKLTGFIAWAFWLLVHIYFLIEFDTKLLVVFQWAWNYITRNRRSRLITGREAFVEPTTVNDRVQEPSVTSL; encoded by the coding sequence ATGGCAGTCTCACTAGAGAATAAAGCACCACATCAAGTTGTTATTGTTGGTGGTGGTTTTGGTGGATTGTATGCAGCAAAGGCTTTGAATGCAGCGAATGTAAATGTTACTCTCATTGATAAACGCAACTTTCACCTATTTCAGCCGCTTTTATATCAAGTTGCTACAGGTACGCTATCACCTTCTGATATTTCTGCACCATTGCGATCTGTATTTAAGAAAAGCAAAAATACCAAGGTGTTGTTGGGAGAAGTAAGTGAAATTGATCCGAAAGCCCAACAAGTTATTTTGGGTGATGAAGTAGTACCTTATGATACATTAATCATTGCTACAGGTGCGAACCATTCCTACTTCGGTAAAGATCACTGGGAAAAAGTTGCTCCTGGCTTGAAAACTGTGGAAGATGCCATAGAAATGCGTCGCCGGATATTTGGCGCATTTGAAGCAGCAGAAAAAGAAACTGATCCTGAAAAACGCCGGGCTTGGTTGAGTTTTGTAATTGTAGGGGGTGGCCCGACTGGTGTAGAATTAGCGGGTGCGATCGCAGAGTTGGCATACAAAACTCTCAAAGAAGATTTCCGCAGCATCGACACCTCAGAAACGAAAATTTTCCTATTACAAGGGGGCCCTCGCATCCTCCCACACATGGTTCCAGAGTTATCGGCATCAGCAGCAGTATCTTTGCAAACGTTGGGTGTAGAACTCCACACTCACACCAGGGTGACAAATATTGAAGGTGATATTGTTACTTTCAAACAAGACAATAAATTTACAGAAATTGCCTCAAAAACTATCTTGTGGGCAGCAGGTGTTCAAGGTTCCCCAATGGGCAAAGTCTTAGCAGAAACTACAGGTGTAGAGCGTGATTACTCTGGGCGGGTAATTGTAGAACCTGACTTGTCTATCGAGGGTTATGACAACATTTTCGTAATTGGAGATTTAGCCAACTTCTCCCATCAAGATGCTAAACCTTTACCTGGTGTTGCACCCGTAGCTAAACAACAAGGAGAGTATGTCGGTAAACTAATTCGACGACGGCTTCAAGGTAAGACTTTGCCACAATTTCATTACAACGATGTGGGTAGTTTGGCGATGATTGGGCAAAATTTAGCTGTTGTAGATTTAAGCTTAGTCAAACTCACAGGTTTCATTGCTTGGGCATTTTGGCTACTAGTTCACATCTACTTCTTAATCGAGTTTGACACTAAATTACTAGTAGTATTTCAGTGGGCGTGGAATTATATCACTCGTAATCGTCGCTCTAGATTGATTACAGGCCGAGAAGCTTTTGTAGAACCAACAACTGTTAACGATAGAGTGCAAGAGCCTTCTGTGACATCTCTGTAA
- a CDS encoding addiction module protein, whose protein sequence is MVNTYDEIFDAALSLPPGLRAMLAEHLFKSLDAENQLEIDTLWAEEAEKRFQAVEQGEVTLISGEQVLRELRSRSK, encoded by the coding sequence ATGGTTAACACCTATGATGAAATCTTCGATGCTGCATTGTCATTACCTCCAGGGTTAAGAGCAATGCTTGCTGAACATTTGTTTAAAAGTCTGGATGCTGAAAATCAATTAGAAATTGATACTCTGTGGGCAGAGGAAGCAGAGAAAAGATTTCAAGCCGTTGAACAAGGCGAAGTTACTCTAATTTCTGGTGAACAGGTGTTGCGAGAACTGCGTTCCAGGAGTAAGTAA
- the nifB gene encoding nitrogenase cofactor biosynthesis protein NifB yields MTSPSTRLLNSNATESTTQAKSGGCGCDSTSSATVERDEKLQERIAKHPCYSEDAHHHYARMHVAVAPACNIQCNYCNRKYDCANESRPGVVSELLTPEQAAHKALVIGGKIPQMTVVGIAGPGDPLANPEKTFRTFELIAEQAPDIKLCLSTNGLMLPDYIDRIKQLNIDHVTITINMVDPEIGAKIYPWVHYRRKRYRGLEGAKILHERQMEGLQALKDADILCKVNSVMIPGINDHHLVEVNRVIREKGAFLHNIMPLISAPEHGTHFGLIGQRGPTPKELKEVQDNCSGNMKMMRHCRQCRADAVGLLGEDRSQEFSKEKFLEMTPEYDMEQRATVHEGIEKFKEELKVAKDKALAGKKFANSPKILVAVATKGGGLVNQHFGHAKEFQIYEVGGDEVRFVSHRKIDQYCQGGYSEEASFEHIMKAIADCKAVLVSKIGNCPQEKLQEAGIKTVEAYDVIEKVALEFYEQYVKELGN; encoded by the coding sequence ATGACATCACCGTCTACACGACTCCTCAACTCCAACGCTACGGAATCGACAACCCAAGCAAAATCCGGTGGTTGCGGCTGCGACAGCACCAGCAGCGCCACCGTGGAAAGGGACGAAAAGCTCCAAGAACGCATTGCTAAACATCCCTGCTACAGCGAAGACGCTCATCACCACTACGCCCGGATGCACGTTGCAGTTGCTCCCGCTTGCAACATCCAATGCAACTATTGCAACCGCAAATATGATTGCGCTAACGAAAGCCGTCCTGGAGTAGTTAGCGAATTGCTAACACCAGAACAAGCTGCACATAAAGCTTTGGTCATTGGCGGCAAGATTCCCCAAATGACAGTTGTGGGAATTGCCGGCCCTGGCGACCCTCTGGCAAACCCAGAAAAGACTTTCCGCACATTTGAGTTGATTGCAGAACAAGCACCAGACATCAAGCTGTGCTTATCAACCAATGGTTTAATGCTGCCTGACTACATCGATCGCATTAAACAATTAAATATAGATCACGTTACGATCACCATTAACATGGTAGATCCAGAGATCGGTGCTAAGATTTATCCTTGGGTTCACTACAGACGCAAGCGTTACAGAGGTCTTGAAGGTGCGAAAATCCTCCACGAAAGACAGATGGAAGGATTGCAAGCCCTGAAAGATGCTGACATCTTGTGCAAAGTCAACTCCGTGATGATTCCCGGAATTAATGACCATCACTTAGTCGAAGTGAATCGAGTCATTCGTGAAAAAGGTGCATTCTTGCACAACATCATGCCATTGATTTCTGCACCAGAACATGGCACACACTTTGGTTTAATCGGTCAACGCGGCCCCACACCCAAAGAACTCAAAGAAGTTCAAGACAATTGCTCCGGTAACATGAAAATGATGCGCCACTGTCGCCAGTGCCGCGCCGATGCAGTAGGATTATTGGGAGAAGACCGCAGCCAAGAATTTTCTAAAGAGAAATTCTTGGAAATGACTCCAGAATATGACATGGAGCAACGCGCTACCGTTCACGAAGGAATTGAGAAGTTTAAAGAAGAACTTAAAGTAGCCAAAGATAAGGCGCTTGCCGGCAAGAAATTTGCCAACAGTCCGAAAATCTTAGTTGCAGTAGCAACCAAAGGCGGCGGATTGGTTAACCAACACTTCGGTCATGCGAAAGAATTCCAAATTTACGAAGTGGGTGGGGACGAAGTTCGCTTTGTCAGCCATCGCAAAATTGACCAGTACTGCCAAGGTGGATACAGCGAAGAAGCTTCCTTTGAGCATATTATGAAAGCGATCGCAGATTGCAAAGCAGTTTTAGTTTCCAAGATTGGTAACTGTCCTCAAGAAAAATTGCAAGAAGCTGGAATCAAGACTGTTGAAGCTTACGACGTGATTGAAAAGGTTGCTTTGGAGTTCTACGAGCAATACGTTAAGGAATTAGGTAATTAG
- a CDS encoding HNH endonuclease, with amino-acid sequence MSRPYINAELRRLVSDRAEHICEYCLISEVDRSSGCQVNHIIDIKHGGATTADNLCYACIFCNLQKGTDLGSINWQTGELVRFFNPRRDFWGDHFRLDEAVIQHQTDIGEVTTRILDFNSDDRIIERQALIASGQYPSASALKQIKK; translated from the coding sequence ATGTCTCGTCCATATATTAATGCAGAATTGCGGCGTTTAGTTAGCGATCGCGCCGAGCATATTTGCGAGTATTGTCTTATTTCTGAAGTAGATAGATCATCAGGTTGTCAAGTTAACCATATAATCGACATCAAACACGGCGGCGCTACAACAGCAGATAATCTCTGCTATGCCTGTATTTTCTGTAACCTGCAAAAAGGAACGGATTTAGGCTCAATTAATTGGCAAACTGGCGAACTTGTGCGTTTTTTTAACCCACGCAGAGACTTTTGGGGTGATCATTTTCGACTAGATGAGGCTGTAATTCAGCATCAAACAGATATCGGTGAAGTGACCACACGTATCTTAGATTTTAACAGTGACGATCGCATTATAGAACGACAAGCTTTGATTGCATCTGGTCAGTATCCCTCAGCATCAGCGCTAAAACAGATAAAAAAATAG
- a CDS encoding 4Fe-4S binding protein yields MAYKILTSQCISCNLCLTVCPTNAVKVIDGQHWIDPELCTNCVGSIHTVPQCKAGCPTCDGCVKQPSDYWEGWFANYNRVVAKLTNKQDYWERWFNCYSQKYSEQLQKRQPQKMAAEA; encoded by the coding sequence ATGGCTTACAAAATTCTTACTAGCCAGTGTATTTCCTGCAATCTCTGTCTAACGGTATGTCCCACAAATGCAGTTAAAGTGATTGACGGACAGCACTGGATTGACCCTGAACTTTGTACAAACTGTGTTGGTAGCATTCATACCGTGCCCCAGTGTAAAGCTGGTTGTCCCACCTGCGACGGTTGCGTTAAGCAGCCTAGCGATTACTGGGAAGGCTGGTTTGCTAATTACAACCGTGTAGTCGCTAAATTAACAAATAAACAAGATTACTGGGAACGTTGGTTTAACTGCTATTCCCAGAAATACTCTGAGCAGTTGCAAAAGCGTCAACCCCAAAAAATGGCAGCAGAAGCTTAA
- a CDS encoding HEAT repeat domain-containing protein, which produces MLDWLTIWGVTQAAGLIFKPILEDLAKDAAKDWAKDLLKGIPGKIFQKLKQEDIEIAAGKALKEFLQLMQQQLKVRCKLAETEIKEYTTDIQKFISDKSVTEILGKAFDINCESLDAKTLEDSWNRLQLKPLPPKFNWQSITEQYLTQVQELLLDSKELHHILELQKLSDIEINTKEIAGVIVDFNLVKYQEGICERYGNVKLDSLDTSGYAYNELKLWRIFTAQNVRETHQVLAQVHELPKEHLRRLRETDQVEAEVELEELERHKRVYFEQPIRSVLDVVNKKQDYKHLVILGDPGSGKSTLLQFLALNWADSPLDNVISLPIPLLIELRTYMRRREDKECNNFLEFFHQCSGAVHHLNQLELDKQLKAGNALVMFDGLDEVFDPGKREDVITDIHRFTNDYPDVQVIVTSRIIGYKPQRLLNAEFRHFILQDLDSEQIQDFINRWHELTFTDAVDKLRKRERLQRGIAASKSIAELAGNPLLLTMMAILNRNQELPRDRAELYNQASRVLLHQWDVERALMEDKRLDPKTIDYKDKQAMLRQVAYLMQTGEKGLAGNLINENDLVKVLTDYLKTIEFDKPREAARVMINQLRTRNFMLCFLGADYYAFVHRTFLEYFCAWEFVWQFKETQTLTIEELKNEVFGKHWQDESWHEVLLLIAGMIEAKFVGEILDYLMAQNGEEEKFVNLFLAAKCLVEVRNRSAIASTANKLLNQLKDLTKYDLWYYYDLHPLIYREEIKLVKEIRTQAVTAIATTWQESIDTKTWLKKRATQDDDSDVRRAAVQELAKNFKDDPNTKTWLKERAIQDDDSDVRRAAVQELAKNFKDDPDTKSILKERATQDEHEYVRRAAVEELAKNFKDDPDTKSIFKERATQDDDSDVRRAAVQELAKNFKDDPNTKSILKERATQDDDSDVRHAAVQELAKNFKDDPNTKSILKESAIQDDSWVVRRAAVEELAKNFNDDPDTKTWLKQRATQHDHEYVRRAAVEELAKNFKDDPNTKTWLKQFAIQDKNWFVRSAAVEELAKNFKDDPNTKTWLKQLATQDYDKYMRCTAVEELAKNFKDDPDTKIWLKQCATQNSDNNVRSPAVRELAKNFKDDPDTKYIIKERATQDDDRVVRGVAVKELAKNFKDDPDTKSILKERATQDEHEYVRRAAVQELAKHFKYQLELFDIYYQCVVNDPFKDSHDSPYNPNPRRIALEIIIKQFPQHPQTLTLLRDRTQNDPDEQVREFAQKKLAQLEK; this is translated from the coding sequence ATGCTGGACTGGTTAACTATTTGGGGTGTAACTCAGGCCGCCGGATTGATTTTTAAACCCATTCTGGAAGACTTAGCCAAGGATGCTGCTAAAGATTGGGCTAAAGATTTATTAAAAGGCATTCCTGGCAAGATTTTCCAGAAACTTAAGCAGGAAGACATAGAAATTGCTGCTGGTAAAGCCTTAAAAGAATTTTTGCAACTCATGCAGCAGCAGTTAAAGGTTCGTTGCAAACTGGCTGAAACTGAGATTAAAGAGTACACCACAGACATCCAGAAATTTATCAGCGATAAGTCGGTTACAGAAATTCTTGGTAAAGCTTTTGATATTAATTGTGAATCTCTCGACGCTAAAACCCTAGAAGATAGTTGGAACAGGCTGCAATTAAAACCTCTGCCACCTAAGTTTAACTGGCAATCAATTACAGAACAGTATTTAACACAAGTCCAAGAGCTTCTTTTAGATTCAAAAGAGTTACACCATATCCTAGAATTACAAAAGTTATCTGATATTGAAATAAATACCAAAGAGATTGCTGGTGTTATTGTAGATTTTAATTTAGTTAAATATCAAGAAGGAATCTGTGAACGCTATGGCAATGTCAAGTTAGACAGCTTAGATACTAGCGGCTATGCCTATAACGAACTTAAATTATGGCGGATTTTTACTGCTCAAAATGTTCGAGAAACTCATCAAGTTTTAGCACAAGTTCACGAACTGCCTAAAGAACATCTTAGACGGCTGCGAGAAACTGACCAAGTAGAAGCAGAAGTGGAATTAGAAGAATTAGAACGCCACAAACGGGTTTATTTTGAACAGCCGATCCGTTCAGTTTTAGATGTTGTCAATAAAAAGCAAGATTATAAACATCTTGTGATTTTGGGCGATCCTGGTTCAGGTAAGTCTACATTGTTGCAATTTCTGGCTTTGAATTGGGCTGACTCACCACTGGATAATGTTATCTCATTACCAATTCCGTTGCTAATTGAGTTACGCACTTATATGCGGCGACGGGAAGATAAAGAGTGCAATAATTTTCTAGAATTTTTTCATCAATGTAGTGGTGCTGTTCATCATCTCAATCAGCTTGAACTAGATAAACAATTAAAAGCTGGTAATGCCTTAGTGATGTTTGATGGTTTGGATGAGGTATTTGACCCTGGTAAGCGAGAGGATGTAATTACTGATATTCATCGCTTTACTAATGACTATCCTGATGTGCAGGTAATTGTCACATCTCGGATTATTGGCTATAAACCGCAACGATTGCTTAATGCTGAGTTTCGCCACTTTATATTACAAGATTTAGACTCAGAACAAATTCAGGATTTTATCAACCGTTGGCATGAGTTAACTTTTACCGATGCAGTAGATAAACTGAGAAAACGGGAACGGCTACAAAGAGGAATTGCAGCTTCCAAATCTATTGCAGAATTGGCGGGAAATCCTCTGCTGTTGACGATGATGGCAATTCTTAATCGTAATCAAGAGCTACCAAGAGATAGAGCCGAGCTTTATAATCAAGCATCGCGGGTACTGCTGCATCAATGGGATGTGGAACGTGCTTTGATGGAAGATAAGAGATTAGACCCCAAAACTATTGATTATAAAGATAAGCAAGCGATGCTGCGTCAGGTTGCTTATCTTATGCAAACTGGTGAGAAAGGTTTGGCAGGTAATTTGATTAATGAAAATGATTTAGTCAAAGTTCTGACTGATTATCTCAAAACTATAGAATTTGATAAACCCAGAGAAGCTGCGCGGGTGATGATTAATCAACTGCGGACTCGCAACTTTATGTTATGTTTCCTGGGTGCGGATTATTATGCTTTTGTGCATCGGACATTTTTAGAATATTTCTGTGCTTGGGAGTTCGTCTGGCAGTTTAAAGAAACGCAAACGCTGACTATTGAGGAACTTAAGAATGAAGTTTTTGGCAAACACTGGCAAGATGAAAGTTGGCATGAAGTATTGCTGCTAATTGCGGGAATGATTGAGGCTAAATTTGTTGGAGAGATTCTTGATTATTTAATGGCGCAAAATGGCGAAGAGGAAAAGTTTGTTAATCTTTTTTTAGCGGCTAAGTGTCTTGTAGAGGTGAGAAATCGCTCTGCGATCGCGTCAACGGCTAATAAATTACTCAACCAACTAAAAGATTTAACTAAATATGACCTCTGGTACTATTATGACCTCCACCCACTTATTTATAGAGAAGAAATTAAGCTAGTTAAAGAGATTCGCACTCAAGCAGTTACAGCAATTGCAACGACCTGGCAAGAATCTATCGACACCAAAACCTGGCTCAAAAAACGTGCTACCCAAGATGATGACAGTGATGTACGACGTGCAGCAGTCCAAGAATTAGCGAAGAACTTCAAAGATGACCCCAACACCAAAACCTGGCTTAAAGAACGCGCTATTCAGGATGATGACAGTGATGTACGACGTGCAGCAGTCCAAGAATTAGCGAAGAACTTCAAAGATGACCCCGACACCAAATCCATCCTCAAAGAACGCGCTACCCAGGATGAGCATGAGTATGTGCGACGTGCAGCAGTCGAAGAATTAGCAAAGAACTTCAAAGATGACCCCGACACCAAATCCATCTTCAAAGAACGCGCTACCCAGGATGATGACAGTGATGTACGACGTGCAGCAGTCCAAGAATTAGCGAAGAACTTCAAAGATGACCCCAACACCAAATCCATCCTCAAAGAACGCGCTACCCAGGATGATGACAGTGATGTACGACATGCAGCAGTCCAAGAATTAGCGAAGAACTTCAAAGATGACCCCAACACCAAATCCATCCTCAAAGAAAGTGCTATCCAGGATGATAGCTGGGTAGTGCGACGTGCAGCAGTCGAAGAATTAGCGAAGAACTTCAATGATGACCCTGATACTAAAACCTGGCTTAAACAACGTGCTACCCAGCATGATCATGAGTATGTACGACGTGCAGCAGTCGAAGAATTAGCGAAGAACTTCAAAGATGACCCCAACACCAAAACCTGGCTCAAACAATTCGCTATCCAAGATAAGAACTGGTTTGTGCGAAGTGCAGCAGTCGAAGAATTAGCGAAGAATTTCAAAGATGACCCTAACACCAAAACTTGGCTCAAACAACTTGCTACCCAAGATTATGATAAGTATATGCGATGTACAGCAGTCGAAGAATTAGCGAAGAACTTCAAAGATGATCCTGACACCAAAATCTGGCTCAAACAATGCGCTACCCAAAATAGTGACAACAATGTGCGAAGTCCAGCAGTCAGAGAATTAGCAAAGAACTTCAAAGATGACCCCGACACCAAATACATCATCAAAGAACGCGCTACTCAGGATGATGATCGAGTTGTGAGAGGTGTAGCAGTCAAAGAATTAGCGAAGAACTTCAAAGACGACCCCGACACCAAATCCATCCTCAAAGAACGCGCTACCCAGGATGAGCATGAGTATGTGCGACGTGCGGCAGTCCAAGAATTAGCTAAACATTTTAAATATCAGCTTGAGTTATTTGACATCTACTACCAGTGCGTTGTTAATGATCCTTTTAAGGATAGCCATGATTCCCCCTATAACCCGAACCCTCGGCGCATTGCACTGGAGATAATTATCAAGCAATTTCCTCAGCATCCTCAGACTTTAACACTGTTGCGCGATCGCACACAAAATGACCCAGATGAGCAAGTGCGGGAATTTGCTCAGAAGAAGTTGGCACAATTAGAGAAGTAA